A window from Kluyveromyces lactis strain NRRL Y-1140 chromosome E complete sequence encodes these proteins:
- the NMT1 gene encoding glycylpeptide N-tetradecanoyltransferase NMT1 (similar to uniprot|P14743 Saccharomyces cerevisiae YLR195C NMT1 N-myristoyl transferase catalyzes the cotranslational covalent attachment of myristic acid to the N-terminal glycine residue of several proteins involved in cellular growth and signal transduction), with amino-acid sequence MSEEDKSKKLEELLKLLKVHDGDLSKFTSQQRKDMNEYKFWKTQPVTKFDEVIKKEGPIDSSKRPEDIPDTPLPLLGDFEWCTVDVNDEKQLEDVYVLLNENYVEDKDSTFRFNYSRDFLNWGLKPPGWKEEWQVGVRVKETKRLVGFISAIPTNLQVRGNDVRSVEINFLCVHKKLRSKRLAPILIKEVTRRVNKYDIWQALHTGGVVLPSPVSSCRYAHRPLNWSKLYDVEFTALPANATKTQMIAKYTLPKTPISNIKLMEERHVDEAFELFNKYQQRFELRPNFDKEEFRHWILTREDVVYSYIIENDEGKVTDFVSFYSLPFTIINNPLYKDLGIGYMFYYASDADFGYDRFSAEGTERLRKRLNLLINDACILARNLKMDVFNALTSQDNALFLEDLKFGPGDGFLNFYLFNYRCFPITGGIKEDQTFDVEKRSNVGVVLL; translated from the coding sequence ATgtctgaagaagataaatctaagaaattggaagagttgttgaaacttttgaagGTCCATGATGGTGATTTGTCGAAGTTCACCTCTCAACAACGTAAGGATATGAACGAGTATAAGTTCTGGAAGACTCAGCCGGTTActaaatttgatgaagtgATCAAGAAAGAGGGGCCTATTGATTCCAGTAAGAGACCAGAGGATATTCCAGACACACCCTTGCCATTATTGGGAGATTTCGAGTGGTGTACCGTTGACGTTAATGACGAAAAACAGTTGGAAGACGTATACGTGTTATTGAATGAGAACTATGTCGAGGACAAAGACTCTACCTTCAGATTCAATTATTCCCgtgatttcttgaattggGGGTTGAAACCACCTGGCTGGAAAGAGGAATGGCAAGTCGGTGTCAGGGTTAAAGAAACCAAGAGACTTGTTGGTTTTATCAGCGCTATCCCAACCAACTTACAAGTTAGAGGTAATGATGTGCGTAGTGTCGAAATTAACTTCTTATGTGTGCACAAGAAGTTGAGATCAAAGAGATTGGCGCCAATTttaatcaaagaagttaCCAGAAGGGTGAATAAGTACGATATTTGGCAAGCCTTGCACACTGGTGGTGTGGTTTTGCCCTCGCCAGTCAGTTCATGCCGTTATGCTCATAGACCACTAAACTGGTCAAAGTTATACGACGTTGAGTTTACTGCTTTGCCAGCAAACGCTACCAAAACCCAAATGATTGCTAAATATACTTTACCAAAGACTCCAATCTCTAACATTAAACTAATGGAGGAAAGACACGTTGATGAGGcctttgaacttttcaataaataccagcaaagatttgaattgaGACCAAACTTCGATAAAGAAGAGTTCAGACATTGGATCTTGACCAGAGAAGATGTTGTATATTCCTACATTATTGAAAACGACGAGGGTAAGGTGACAGACTTCGTCTCGTTTTACTCCTTGCCGTTCACGATCATCAACAACCCATTGTACAAGGATTTGGGAATTGGTTATATGTTCTATTATGCTTCTGATGCCGACTTCGGATACGACAGATTTAGCGCAGAGGGCACAGAAAGATtaagaaagagattgaaTCTGTTGATCAACGATGCATGTATTTTAGCTCgtaatttgaaaatggaCGTATTCAACGCTCTAACTTCCCAAGATAATGCGTTGTTCTTGGAAGACTTGAAGTTCGGGCCTGGTGACGGGTTCTTAAACTTCTACTTGTTCAATTATAGATGTTTCCCAATCACTGGTGGTATCAAGGAAGACCAGACCTTTGACGTGGAAAAACGTAGTAATGTTGGTGTTGTCTTACTGTAA
- the NCW2 gene encoding Ncw2p (some similarities with uniprot|Q05777 Saccharomyces cerevisiae YLR194C Hypothetical ORF) has protein sequence MTMNNRIIEILVTLFFLRIASAAVLGSLDDDAQQSEKQPEQATASQQPEQAAYSQQETTGSYVAAAVETATTSATTSNTNHVTSQASVWAETSASNTVSVDNTLATSTRNYDEPITILTTTNSAGETYTSKIWWLPSSSLTETGSTTATLSQSASSASSTQTTAYVNSTNGGAFNMNRDMNQFGSSSNLVYLGAAIALII, from the coding sequence ATGACAATGAATAACagaattattgaaatattaGTGACACTTTTCTTCCTACGTATTGCCAGTGCAGCAGTTTTAGGTTCTCTAGATGATGATGCACAGCAATCTGAGAAACAACCAGAACAAGCAACAGCCTCACAACAACCAGAACAGGCAGCATATTCGCAACAAGAGACTACTGGCTCCTACGTTGCTGCTGCAGTTGAAACCGCTACTACATCGGCAACGACCAGTAATActaatcacgtgacttcCCAAGCAAGTGTATGGGCAGAGACCTCAGCCAGCAATACAGTTTCAGTAGACAATACGCTGGCCACGTCAACTAGAAACTACGATGAACCAATAACTATACTCACCACCACAAATTCCGCAGGTGAAACGTATACATCTAAGATTTGGTGGCTCCCCTCGTCTTCCCTTACTGAGACTGGTTCGACGACAGCTACTCTGTCACAATCGGCAAGCAGCGCTTCGTCAACACAGACAACTGCTTACGTAAATAGCACTAACGGAGGTGCTTTCAATATGAACAGGGACATGAATCAGTTTGGTTCATCAAGCAACTTGGTTTACCTGGGTGCAGCTATTGCATTGATAATATGA
- the UPS1 gene encoding Ups1p (similar to uniprot|Q05776 Saccharomyces cerevisiae YLR193C Hypothetical ORF), whose product MVLWHNNSHTFGNSFDAVTIAFFNRYPNPYASHVLSIDTLSRRVDDDGRLISIRLIKKMGKLPNWVKPFLGKISESWIIEHSVVDTKKGEMLTYTRNLDHTKIIKVEEYTRFEKDGNSTQVKSMVKFSSGFGIGIRNRIESWSHSKFDENIQKSRKGMTFVLQRLDLSLNKTSS is encoded by the coding sequence ATGGTCCTCTGGCATAATAATTCACATACGTTTGGAAATTCATTCGATGCTGTCACCATAGCATTTTTTAACCGATACCCAAACCCATATGCCTCTCATGTTTTGAGTATCGACACTCTTTCTAGACGTGTCGATGATGATGGGAGACTTATATCTATTAGATTGATTAAAAAGATGGGGAAGCTTCCCAATTGGGTGAAACcttttcttggaaagaTATCTGAATCCTGGATCATTGAACATTCAGTGGTCGATACCAAGAAGGGAGAAATGCTGACTTATACTAGGAATTTAGATCATACGAAGATTATAAAAGTGGAAGAATATACTAGGTTTGAAAAAGACGGGAATAGCACTCAGGTGAAATCCATGGTCAAGTTCAGTAGTGGATTTGGGATTGGGATTAGAAACAGAATCGAGAGCTGGTCACATAGCAAGTTCGATGAGAATATTCAGAAGAGCAGGAAGGGCATGACTTTCGTTTTGCAAAGACTGGATCTCTCGTTAAACAAAACTTCGAGCTGA
- the UGA3 gene encoding Uga3p (weakly similar to uniprot|P26370 Saccharomyces cerevisiae YDL170W), whose product MAVDLSEGEPKRRRHSKKGCLTCKVRKKRCSEDRPICKDCARLSLDCVFPDNLTKDQIRAYKVWLQTELKKKKLKVNAVMSISRDSSSAAGSSTLVNGHSPFTAAVDAVGVHLNSFMSSGMAMSNSHSHSHSHLHPSPKLPVMSPSMLDMVLTEIESDGSYPQHMGSLLSPGFSALDKSQESQQDDGSEDIDHTTAIALVDDNKTSFLQDLQRNTSSSINAGKLNEEGTDIVKLQRVQFPDPYMSHPLTEPLMMELDATGLHLYNYYRDHLAQVICIAPARQNFYLQCFLPMAHKHKGILYGILAWAAHHLSISKSVPALDEGGASTRLIIDRDSRFSKLANNYTLESLQCLYEPQHQQSPSSFLYSLAQILVLCGAEICQGDVNRWQILLQTGAKLIKEHIGGSNLISLLTDDNSSKFDAIDLMTRNWLLANFIYHDIMGSQTTKFPMNQYETLLLSSNPNFTDCNLQVDSLHLLNRPIFKVLGETTNLIRQMKSEKLNVSSQNFKTIMFNALELNQQLLNLTPDENGLDILSHCTEENDDEINYRELSEHLFEIFRLSALIHLKINFLKVENNTFEIVFYTKTLLSKLDLVLGTKLESSLCFPMFICGINCLDQDRAIIEDKFIRYIDTYKCRNVVRAHDIMQNVWKMDDEGESIGSSGVRERDWIDICDDIGWDISFA is encoded by the coding sequence ATGGCTGTTGATCTTTCGGAAGGAGAGCCTAAACGTAGGCGTCATTCGAAGAAAGGATGTCTTACTTGCAAAGTACGGAAGAAAAGGTGTTCAGAGGATAGGCCAATTTGTAAAGATTGTGCAAGGCTCAGTTTGGATTGTGTGTTTCCGGACAATTTGACTAAAGATCAGATAAGAGCTTATAAAGTTTGGTTACAaactgaattgaagaagaagaaactcaAGGTAAATGCTGTGATGTCTATTAGCAGAGactcttcttctgcagCTGGTTCTTCGACTTTGGTAAATGGACATTCTCCTTTTACTGCGGCAGTGGATGCGGTCGGAGTTCATTTGAATAGTTTTATGTCAAGTGGTATGGCTATGTCAAACTCCCATTCCCACTCCCATTCACATTTACACCCGTCTCCTAAATTGCCTGTAATGAGCCCGTCCATGCTGGACATGGTACTTACTGAGATTGAATCTGATGGATCTTACCCTCAACATATGGGCTCATTACTTTCACCAGGGTTTAGTGCCCTAGATAAAAGTCAAGAGTCTCAGCAGGACGACGGCTCTGAAGATATAGATCATACTACGGCTATTGCTCTTGTAGATGATAATAAAACTAGCTTTTTGCAAGATCTACAGAGGAATACAAGTTCCAGCATCAATGCTGGAAAACTGAATGAGGAAGGTACAGATATAGTGAAATTGCAACGAGTCCAGTTTCCTGATCCGTACATGTCACATCCTTTAACAGAACCACTAATGATGGAACTGGATGCAACGGGACTGCATCTTTACAACTATTATCGTGATCATTTAGCTCAGGTGATTTGTATTGCACCAGCAAGGCAAAATTTTTATCTCCAATGTTTCCTTCCTATGGCACATAAACATAAGGGGATTCTATATGGTATTCTTGCATGGGCTGCTCATCACCTTTCCATTTCTAAATCTGTGCCAGCGCTGGATGAAGGTGGTGCTTCCACTCGACTTATAATAGATAGAGACTCGCGTTTCTCAAAGTTGGCCAACAATTACACATTAGAGTCGCTACAATGTTTATATGAACCACAGCACCAGCAATCGCCATCATCATTTTTATATTCCTTGGCTCAAATTTTGGTCTTGTGTGGGGCAGAGATATGTCAAGGGGACGTTAATAGATGGCAGATTTTACTACAAACCGGTGCCAAATTGATTAAAGAACATATTGGTGGTTCGAATTTGATTTCGTTATTGACGGATGATAACAGTTCAAAGTTCGACGCCATCGACTTGATGACCAGAAATTGGTTATTAGCGAATTTCATATACCATGATATCATGGGTTCACAGACCACAAAATTCCCCATGAACCAATATGAAACgttattattatcttcaaaccCAAATTTCACTGATTGCAATTTACAAGTCGATTCCCTACATTTGTTGAATAGGCCCATTTTCAAAGTATTGGGTGAAACTACAAATCTGATAAGGCAAATGAAATCAGAGAAATTGAACGTGTCTTCACAGAATTTCAAGACTATTATGTTCAATGCCTTGGAACTAAACCAACAGTTATTAAATCTCACGCCAGATGAAAATGGTCTTGACATTTTATCGCATTGTACAGAAGAGAATGACGACGAAATAAACTATAGGGAGCTATCCGAACACCTTTTTGAGATTTTCAGACTTTCGGCGTTAATACATTTaaagatcaattttttgaaggTTGAAAACAATACCTTTGAAATAGTGTTTTATACGAAAACGCTACTATCAAAGCTAGATCTTGTCTTGGGAACTAAATTGGAATCGTCGCTATGTTTTCCGATGTTCATCTGTGGGATCAATTGTTTGGATCAGGATAGGGCCATAATTGAGGATAAATTCATACGGTACATTGATACTTACAAATGTCGTAATGTGGTTCGTGCACATGACATTATGCAAAATGTCTGGAAGATGGATGACGAAGGAGAATCTATAGGGTCCTCGGGGGTTAGAGAACGTGATTGGATAGATATTTGTGACGATATCGGATGGGATATAAGTTTTGCTTGA